Within the Nocardioides aurantiacus genome, the region CGGCTTCTTCTACCTGATCTTCGGCGCAACGCAGCAGTACGCCGACGAGAGCGTCGGCAACGGCAACGTGGCCATGCTGATCATGGTGTCCATGGCGGCGTACGGCGCGGTCACGGCGACCGTGTCGATCGGTGGCGCGGCCGCCGTCGAGCGGATGCAGGGCTGGGGGCGTCAGCTGGGGCTGACCCCGCTCCGCGACGCGACGTACGTAGTCACCAAGGCGGTGGTCGCCGTGCTCGTGGCCGGGCTGCCGATCGCGCTCGTGTTCGCCCTCGGTGCGATCACGGGTGCTCGGGCTCCCTGGTGGGCCTGGGGCGGCGCGGCCCTGGTGATCCTGCTCGGCGCTTCCGTCTTCGCCCTCTACGGCCTCTGCTTCGGGCTGGCGTTCCGGTCAGAGGCGGCGCTGAGCGCGGCGAGCGGGAGCATCGTCGTGCTGGGGTTCCTCGGCAACATCTTCGTCCCGCTCTCGGGGACCATGCTCGACGTGGCGCGCTGGACGC harbors:
- a CDS encoding ABC transporter permease, yielding MTTTTTTTTTTTPRAAGLLNPTLLRLELRRLSRDRATIFFTAVLPGFFYLIFGATQQYADESVGNGNVAMLIMVSMAAYGAVTATVSIGGAAAVERMQGWGRQLGLTPLRDATYVVTKAVVAVLVAGLPIALVFALGAITGARAPWWAWGGAALVILLGASVFALYGLCFGLAFRSEAALSAASGSIVVLGFLGNIFVPLSGTMLDVARWTPLYGYVTLARYPVTEGVLLSNDGATTTEPLWIAVANVTLWSLLLATVATSLVHRGRSRQ